One region of Microbacterium rhizosphaerae genomic DNA includes:
- a CDS encoding DUF2264 domain-containing protein, translating to MSTAQVATRTDWTRDQWTAHADRLLAGARRWASPGHGRITPPGAEGGYGNAVDGLEGFARTFLLAGFRIAGERGQGVDDLIDFYVKGIATGVDPDATDRWVRPEEHAQAKVEAASLAVILDMTRPWIWDRLDARTQERVIGYLTAIVGDTTYPRNNWLWFRIVVETFLRSVGGPWSAQDIADDLGRHDSYVRADGWIADGDERSFDHYTGWALHFYPILWSRMQGAADLSGGRTPNDVAALDRYLRDAVALIGADGSPLIQGRSLIYRFAAAAPFWAGVLADVPSTPAGELRRAANLVVAHFDEIGAPDAQDLLTMGWHGEWRRLAQSYSGPASPYWATKGMLGISLPADHPVWTAPTAPLPVEAGDDLRVVRAAGWLISGTQTDGIVRVVNHGTDHSVPGSSVGDSPIYTRLGYSTATAPLHDGRAWREPLEQTVALVDDGGRASHRAGMELIDTRIDGEVAVGASVADAHWIEPATVQNRHGSGITGDTTPAGRILTISLVRGPWEVRLVHVEAVGSAARTLRIGGWPLAADVAPAVSADASTARAVIPRGAGRLESSVRLLAGSGTAAIIERDDASPLGSVASVPVIERDARAADEWTAVLVTLDGAGTGDVERASVAVQGGQAAVTWPDGVATTHDLTLFRSATPTDR from the coding sequence GTGAGCACTGCGCAGGTCGCCACCCGCACGGACTGGACCCGTGACCAGTGGACCGCGCACGCCGATCGCCTTCTCGCCGGCGCCCGCCGGTGGGCGTCTCCGGGCCACGGACGCATCACCCCTCCCGGTGCGGAGGGCGGCTACGGCAACGCCGTCGACGGGCTCGAGGGATTCGCGCGCACGTTCCTTCTGGCGGGCTTCCGCATCGCCGGAGAGCGCGGGCAGGGCGTCGACGACCTCATCGACTTCTATGTGAAGGGCATCGCCACGGGCGTCGACCCCGACGCGACCGATCGCTGGGTGCGACCCGAAGAGCACGCGCAGGCGAAGGTGGAGGCCGCATCCCTCGCCGTCATCCTCGACATGACGCGTCCCTGGATCTGGGACCGGCTCGACGCCCGCACGCAGGAGCGCGTGATCGGCTACTTGACCGCGATCGTCGGGGACACCACCTACCCGCGCAACAACTGGCTGTGGTTCCGGATCGTCGTCGAGACCTTCCTCCGCTCGGTGGGCGGACCGTGGTCGGCGCAGGACATCGCCGACGACCTGGGCCGCCACGACTCCTACGTGCGCGCCGACGGATGGATCGCCGACGGCGACGAGCGCTCGTTCGACCACTACACGGGCTGGGCGCTGCACTTCTACCCCATCCTCTGGTCGCGCATGCAGGGCGCCGCCGACCTCTCGGGCGGTCGCACACCGAACGACGTCGCCGCGCTCGATCGCTACCTGAGGGATGCCGTGGCCCTCATCGGCGCCGACGGCTCGCCGCTCATCCAGGGCCGCAGCCTCATCTATCGCTTCGCGGCCGCCGCTCCCTTCTGGGCCGGTGTGCTGGCCGACGTGCCGTCGACGCCCGCGGGCGAGCTGCGGCGCGCGGCGAACCTCGTGGTCGCGCACTTCGACGAGATCGGTGCGCCCGACGCACAGGACCTCCTCACGATGGGGTGGCACGGCGAGTGGCGCCGGCTCGCGCAGTCCTATTCGGGCCCCGCATCCCCGTATTGGGCGACGAAGGGGATGCTCGGCATCTCGCTCCCCGCCGATCACCCGGTGTGGACGGCACCCACCGCGCCGCTGCCCGTCGAGGCCGGCGACGACCTGCGCGTGGTGCGCGCCGCCGGGTGGCTCATCTCCGGCACCCAGACCGACGGCATCGTCCGCGTCGTGAACCACGGCACCGATCACTCCGTGCCCGGCTCGTCGGTCGGCGACTCCCCGATCTACACACGTCTCGGCTACAGCACGGCGACCGCGCCGCTGCATGACGGCCGCGCCTGGCGCGAGCCGCTGGAGCAGACCGTCGCCCTCGTGGATGACGGCGGCCGCGCATCGCACCGGGCCGGAATGGAGCTCATCGACACCCGGATCGACGGCGAGGTCGCGGTGGGCGCATCCGTCGCAGACGCGCACTGGATCGAGCCGGCCACGGTGCAGAACCGTCACGGCTCGGGCATCACGGGTGACACGACCCCGGCGGGGCGCATCCTCACGATCTCCCTCGTGCGCGGTCCGTGGGAGGTCCGACTCGTCCACGTCGAGGCCGTCGGTTCCGCTGCCCGCACGCTCCGCATCGGCGGGTGGCCGCTCGCGGCGGATGTCGCCCCGGCGGTCTCGGCAGACGCATCCACCGCGCGCGCCGTCATCCCCCGCGGTGCGGGCCGGCTCGAGAGCAGCGTCCGCCTCCTCGCGGGCTCGGGAACGGCGGCTATCATCGAGCGCGACGACGCGAGCCCGCTGGGTTCGGTCGCATCGGTCCCGGTCATCGAGCGGGATGCGCGCGCAGCCGACGAGTGGACCGCCGTCCTCGTCACGCTCGACGGCGCCGGCACGGGCGACGTCGAGCGCGCCTCCGTCGCTGTCCAGGGCGGACAGGCCGCCGTGACCTGGCCCGATGGCGTCGCCACGACCCATGACCTCACCCTCTTCCGGTCCGCAACCCCGACGGATCGGTAG
- a CDS encoding ABC transporter substrate-binding protein: MNRKYAAAAAVTVVATLSLAACSGGPAAAPSASDDKKPVTISVSGWSLATTPEFQVLADGFHKEHPNVTVQVKDYDAAQYATLLTADLAAGTAPDVVAIKQVTDMVTFASGGQLVDVSDLKLTDGIKGASSYKLDGKQYAIPYRLDGNVLFYNKDLFKAAGVDAPDGTWTWDDYTAAAEKLKTGLKSAGSSALPAYLHTWNSQVQGFATAQSPKADMLSGNYAYMKPYYDQALKMQDQGLQLPFATASANKTTYQAEFGKQQAAMELMGSWYVATLLAQQKSGDADTFQWGMAPVPQRTSATAGTDKTPVTFGDPTGFAINIKTEGAKLTAAKQFLAYVESEKAAESLAQIGITPALVTDSVTKTYFGQTGIPTDSLSKFAWGSQKIAPQNPPSPKTPIASTALTAMHSAIMTGSTPLDKAITDAGAQFKNQAG; the protein is encoded by the coding sequence ATGAATCGCAAGTACGCAGCCGCGGCGGCCGTCACCGTCGTCGCGACGCTGTCACTCGCCGCCTGCAGCGGCGGCCCGGCGGCGGCGCCGTCGGCCTCGGACGACAAGAAGCCGGTCACCATCTCGGTGTCGGGCTGGAGCCTCGCGACGACGCCGGAGTTCCAGGTCCTCGCGGACGGGTTCCACAAGGAGCACCCGAACGTGACCGTCCAGGTCAAGGACTACGACGCCGCGCAGTACGCCACACTGCTGACCGCCGACCTCGCCGCGGGCACCGCCCCCGACGTCGTCGCGATCAAGCAGGTCACCGACATGGTCACCTTCGCCTCCGGCGGGCAGCTGGTCGACGTCTCCGACCTCAAGCTGACCGACGGCATCAAGGGTGCGAGCTCGTACAAGCTCGACGGCAAGCAGTACGCGATCCCCTACCGCCTCGACGGCAACGTCCTGTTCTACAACAAGGACCTCTTCAAGGCCGCCGGCGTCGACGCGCCCGACGGCACCTGGACGTGGGACGACTACACCGCGGCCGCGGAGAAGCTCAAGACGGGTCTGAAGTCGGCCGGCAGCTCCGCCCTGCCCGCCTACCTGCACACCTGGAACTCGCAGGTGCAGGGCTTCGCGACCGCGCAGTCGCCGAAGGCCGACATGCTCTCGGGCAACTACGCGTACATGAAGCCGTACTACGACCAGGCGCTGAAGATGCAGGACCAGGGCCTGCAGCTGCCGTTCGCCACGGCGTCGGCCAACAAGACGACCTACCAGGCCGAGTTCGGCAAGCAGCAGGCCGCCATGGAGCTCATGGGCTCGTGGTACGTCGCGACGCTCCTCGCCCAGCAGAAGAGCGGCGACGCCGACACCTTCCAGTGGGGCATGGCTCCCGTGCCGCAGCGCACCTCTGCCACAGCGGGCACGGACAAGACGCCCGTGACGTTCGGCGACCCGACCGGCTTCGCGATCAACATCAAGACCGAGGGCGCCAAGCTCACCGCCGCGAAGCAGTTCCTCGCCTACGTCGAGAGCGAGAAGGCGGCCGAGTCGCTCGCGCAGATCGGCATCACGCCGGCGCTCGTGACCGACTCCGTCACGAAGACCTACTTCGGCCAGACCGGCATCCCGACCGACTCGCTGTCGAAGTTCGCGTGGGGCAGCCAGAAGATCGCGCCGCAGAACCCGCCGTCGCCCAAGACGCCCATCGCGTCGACCGCGCTCACCGCGATGCACAGCGCGATCATGACCGGCTCGACCCCGCTCGACAAGGCCATCACCGACGCCGGCGCCCAGTTCAAGAACCAGGCCGGCTGA
- a CDS encoding carbohydrate ABC transporter permease: MTAIATDVDTSPTPPHPRRRSRLRMRNTLIGWSFILPNFLGFALLTLIPVVTLFYLGFTNWNIFGTATWTGLANFQRLLGDTTFHTAVLNTFYYAILHIPLTFVVSLGLALLLNTKLRGVAFFRTAAFFPYITSIVAIAVVWNLLFSPQYGPINQFLHVIGIQNPPTWLQSTTWAMPATVIVSTWRDMGYYMILFLAGLQTVPRELHEAARVDGAGVWQRFWNVTMPCLRPTTFFVTVMLTINSFKIFDLILVMTNGGPGNATLVLSQFIYQTAFVQNQFGYASAASIVLFLICIVVTIIQFLINKRRSA; this comes from the coding sequence ATGACGGCGATCGCCACCGACGTCGACACGTCGCCGACTCCGCCCCACCCGAGGCGCAGGTCGCGGCTGCGGATGCGCAACACGCTCATCGGCTGGAGCTTCATCCTCCCGAATTTCCTGGGCTTCGCGCTCCTGACGCTGATCCCCGTCGTGACGCTGTTCTACCTCGGCTTCACGAACTGGAACATCTTCGGCACCGCCACCTGGACCGGTCTCGCGAACTTCCAGCGGCTGCTGGGCGACACGACGTTCCACACCGCGGTGCTCAACACCTTCTACTACGCGATCCTGCACATCCCGCTGACGTTCGTCGTCTCGCTGGGACTCGCGCTCCTGCTCAACACGAAGCTGCGCGGTGTCGCGTTCTTCCGCACGGCCGCCTTCTTCCCGTACATCACGTCGATCGTCGCGATCGCGGTGGTCTGGAATCTGCTGTTCAGCCCGCAGTACGGCCCGATCAACCAGTTCCTGCACGTCATCGGCATCCAGAACCCGCCGACCTGGCTGCAGTCGACGACGTGGGCGATGCCCGCCACCGTCATCGTCAGCACGTGGCGCGACATGGGTTACTACATGATCCTGTTCCTCGCAGGGCTCCAGACCGTGCCCCGCGAGCTGCACGAGGCGGCGCGCGTCGACGGCGCCGGCGTGTGGCAGCGGTTCTGGAACGTCACGATGCCGTGCCTGCGGCCGACGACGTTCTTCGTGACGGTCATGCTGACGATCAACTCGTTCAAGATCTTCGACCTGATCCTCGTCATGACAAACGGCGGACCGGGCAACGCGACACTCGTGCTGTCGCAGTTCATCTACCAGACCGCCTTCGTGCAGAACCAGTTCGGCTACGCCTCCGCGGCATCCATCGTCCTGTTCCTCATCTGCATCGTCGTGACGATCATCCAGTTCCTCATCAACAAGCGACGGAGTGCCTGA
- a CDS encoding carbohydrate ABC transporter permease — MSAITEPATLQRSLQDLAERPPQRDTGAPRHGVRRLARVLGYVALAIAAFALLVPFFWMVSSSLKPANEVFSVPVKWLPETWDFSNYVNIWTHSNILVWIRNTLVLAVTVTILQVFTGSFAAYGFARITFRGRDVLFLAYIATIAVPWQSYMIPQFIMLSKMHLANTLWAIILLQAFSAFGVFLMKQYYETIPEELSEAARIDGLSEYGIWWRIMVPLSVPAIASLTLLTFVTVWNDYLGPLIYLRNPDLWTLQLGLQTFVSNQYAANYGLMFAGLVISVVPIAVVFLLGQKYFIEGIATSGLKG; from the coding sequence ATGAGTGCCATCACCGAGCCCGCCACGCTGCAGCGGAGCCTTCAGGACCTGGCCGAGCGTCCCCCGCAGCGTGACACCGGCGCTCCCCGCCACGGCGTGCGTCGTCTCGCCCGCGTCCTCGGCTACGTCGCGCTCGCGATCGCCGCCTTCGCCCTGCTCGTGCCGTTCTTCTGGATGGTCTCGAGCTCGCTGAAGCCCGCCAACGAGGTCTTCTCGGTCCCCGTGAAGTGGCTGCCCGAGACGTGGGACTTCTCCAACTACGTCAACATCTGGACGCATTCGAACATCCTGGTCTGGATCCGCAACACGCTCGTGCTCGCCGTGACGGTGACGATCCTGCAGGTGTTCACCGGCTCGTTCGCCGCCTACGGCTTCGCCCGCATCACGTTCCGCGGCCGCGACGTGCTGTTCCTCGCGTACATCGCGACGATCGCGGTGCCGTGGCAGTCGTACATGATCCCGCAGTTCATCATGCTGTCGAAGATGCACCTGGCGAACACGCTGTGGGCGATCATCCTGCTCCAGGCGTTCAGCGCTTTCGGCGTGTTCCTGATGAAGCAGTACTACGAGACGATCCCCGAGGAGCTCTCCGAGGCCGCCCGCATCGACGGCCTCAGCGAGTACGGCATCTGGTGGCGCATCATGGTGCCGCTGTCGGTGCCGGCCATCGCGAGCCTCACGCTGCTCACCTTCGTCACGGTCTGGAACGACTACCTCGGGCCGCTGATCTACCTGCGCAACCCCGATCTGTGGACACTGCAGCTCGGTCTCCAGACCTTCGTGAGCAACCAGTACGCCGCCAACTACGGGCTGATGTTCGCGGGCCTCGTGATCTCGGTCGTGCCCATCGCGGTCGTGTTCCTCCTCGGGCAGAAGTACTTCATCGAGGGCATCGCGACCAGCGGATTGAAGGGATGA